Within Malus domestica chromosome 04, GDT2T_hap1, the genomic segment ttgaacctatgtacttgtgtaaacccttcacaattaatgagaactcttctattccgtggacgtagccaatctggatgaaccacgtacatcttgtgtttgctttcctatctctatccatttatatacttatccacactaatgaccggagcaatctagcgaagatcacaaaaagttaccgttttcactacctaggatctatcttgcaagagaacggagaattagatggagatctcaaccatagaatacgagctggatggatgaagtgtaagagtgcatccggcgtgttgtgtgaccgtcgtaggccactgaagctcaagggaaaattttataggacggcaataaggccagcgatgttgtatggcacagaatgttgggcggtgaagcatcaacacgtacacaaaatgggtgtagcggagatgaggatgcttcgtgggatgtgtgggcacacgagaaaggataagattgggaatgaggatatccgaggtaaagtaggagtagccgaaattgtaggaaagatgagagaaaattggctccgatgatttggacatgtgcaaagaaggccgactgacgctccggttcgaagatgtgactacgggacagaggttcagggccaaaggggtagaggaagacctaggaaaactttggaagagactctaagaaaagacttagagtacttggatctaacggaggacatgacacaaaaccgagcgcaatggcgttctaggattcatatagccgaccccacttagtgggaaaaggctttgttgttgttgttgttgtttgagaGAAAGGGATAGAGCTCAAAATTTACTAGTTTTAGGCTTTTAGCGGACGTTCAAGATAGAAGGGATCCctttcctcctaatccaccaaatcaggAAATCTGTATCATAATAAACTTATAATAACTtcagccgttgaatcaaatttaatGGCACGGATACCTTGATTTGATGGATTAAGAGAAAGAGATCTGAAGATCCCTTTCCGTTCAGGATAATGCGCCCTCCCCCACCTAAGTTTAGCTGAATATCAGAATGCGTATACCATAATAAACGAACAAACGGATTACAAAACTAAAAATATTATTGATATCAAACACTACAAAATCACCGAGACGGCTACATAAACTccaagaggctacattgtgaataacatgattctcaaactaaattacaagctatatttataaagcaataaacctaagaaaccctaatgcgtaaatgccaaaaataccctaatacaaaatcaaatcaaatctctaattaatttcctaaataaacctaataaattccaacaagTTTGAATCCCTTTCCAGTACATTAGAGTGGTCTAAAGTATCGAAATTTACTCTTACTGGCTGTAAGTCTGAAAtgtaaaaaaatcacaaaatacCAGAGCACGAAATAAACAGCGTCCGTCGCCGGTAACTTTCTGAACCGATAAACGTTCAACTTTCTTCATCGCCGATGATCCTCTGCCTCTGTAAAAACGAAAAGGTACGAACTTTAGGGTTTAATTCCTATGAAGTCAAACAAAATTAAACGAAAATCTAAAAACGACGAAATGCTGAAACATGGAGTGGGAAATTAACAGTGGCGGTCCAATTCTAGCGAAGAACCGGTGGCTGTGGTCCCCGAACGACGCCGTTGGGTTCACCGGAGAATTGGAAGCTGAAATTGAAAGGACGGGGGAGGCGGCGAGCTCGAACCGAGCAGTTCCGTTCCTTAGCTGCTCGAGAATTGACTCTGCCATGGAGAAAGCTGCTCGGGGACGACGACCGTGGATGGATGTGAAGTCCAAGACCGGATAAAGCAAATGCGTGGGGGTTGAAACGGCGTCGTAGTCTGCGAGACGAAGCCGTTTGTAGTTTGGGCCTTGGCTTTTTAATTTCCTACGCGCGGGTAGCCCAGTCCCGCCTATAAACAGATTGGGCCTGGGCTTTTTAATCGTTTTCCATCTCATCCCTCGttttccttctcccttctctttgAGGAAAGTATTTGTGCATGGTAAACCTCATGCTTCAGGTAGCATTCCTCATTGACGCCGGTACCGCGCCGGACAACGAGAGGCAACACTCATTTTCAATAGGTAGCCCTACCCATTACGCGTACAAAACATTTTTTGATGCATTGCAAAAGCGGGGTATGAGCTGACAGTTCAATGCAACATATCGATAAATACAACATAATTATCACTCATATACTGTCACATTAGCTAAACTCAGCATTGCCCAACGAAACACACATCTCAACTAGCCCAACAATGTGTAGTGCAATAAGCCAGTTAGGAGTCAAGCTGCTAAAGTCATTGAGGTTTAGCCTAGTGGTGAGAGTGAGTTAAGTAATAAGTAAGAGTATAATAGGTCCAGATTCGAAACCTCcaatataacaaaataaaaaaaataaaaaaccatcttTACAAAACattaatcaaattatatattatttcaTTCACTATGATAACAACTACCATTATCTCATCTTTCATGATGAACTCCAATTTTTAGTTGGTTTTGACATCCTcatattctcattttttttctatttcttcACTTAATTAAAAACTCAGACTTTGACTATCGTAGTTTGCAGTTTTGTTAAATTTGATGCTTGTTAACACCAATAGCAAGCATGGCACGGTCCACCAACCAACAACCTATAACCTAACAACGATCAGAATTAGAGAGGGAGGTTCAAATATTTTTCACTCACGTCATGCCATTTCCTACTtatttggaatttggaatttggagggGCCGGCGATATCTGCTCCATCTTCTTGTCTTTGTTTTATGTCTTAATTTACACTATTTAGGGTGGCTTTGAGAATACTCGCCCACGAAGCACTTTTAGACACAAAGGGTTGtggagaaaatgtttttattaGAAGCATGTTGTTGTTGGATTCAAGCATGTTGTTTTTATTGATTGTCTGAAAGGTTCTTGTGTGATATCTTGGAGGTTTAATTGTAACACTTTGCATGAATATTAAGGATCAAACATGCATTTTATTTGTTATTGGAATCTAAACACCTTGTTAACTCTTTATATCAAACAATGACATCTTTATCTTTATAGAAGCACTACCAAACTAGGCAAACGCTTATTAACACATTGTGGGTATGTGTGATCACATAATATGATAAATGTGCATCACCTATAAAAAAGAAATCACAatcttttttaaaataaaattgatattTAGTTTTCATCTATTTTCAACATCTGAAAAACCTTTTTATATATACAAAGTCTTGACTATCGCCTTCGCATTTACTATTACCATACCCCCAAGAGCCAAGGGTAAAAGGAATGCACAATAGATTCATTCATATATCCATTGTACCGTCCATTAATTGTTCATTTTCATTTGAAAATGAGATGTTCTAAGTTCGAATATCGTAGATAgcaaatttgataccaaattaggctaccAATTATGTGGCTTAACCGAGCTCTCTCTTCTCATAATGTAAaaatcgatgtactaaaaaaaaaaaaaaaaaaggataattaGGAGTGTAGCCCTAGGAGTTTGAACATCGACGGCATCGAGCCCCAAGTCACGTGCGCAAGAGCCAGAACCACACGTGCCTCAGAATCATCTCTCCCCTCAACGGCCAAACCGAAAAATGCTGgctatttatttataattttcctAACTCGAACCAGGTCCCTCCCTTTCGCCACCCCTCCCCCACTGAGTCAACTCACTCCCAACTCGGAAGTCATAAGAAGTATCGCCCAATTCACACACGGACGCTCGGCTCTTAAAGAAAATCCCAAACAGAAACTGCATCGCTCTCCTTGGCGATCTCCACGAAGCGCCATttatctctcctctctctctcctccctcgcATTGCCAATAACAACACTCGTTCATCTCTCTCTCCGCCCCCATTCTCTTTCAGTTCATCCTCTCTCTGCGCGATCTCCAATCAGCTACTTTCCGGTAAAGTTCGATTTTCCCGAGATAATTTCAGCTGTTTGTTTCATTTCTCACTTTCTCTATCGATTGGAACACTTGAATTAGGTTTTTTGTTTCATGCACGTTGAATATTTGGTTCACTCTCAATTAGTTCGATTTTAAagttttttaagtttaattatgTGGATTTTGTTTTGGCGGGGAGCTGCTAATTAGAATCAGAAACTATTGATTGGTACTTTTTGTTCTAGATAATCTTGGATTTGGAAATCGTTGATCTTATTGGCGAGATCAGTGTGTAACTTGGAGGAATTAGCCTTCGGGTTCGGAGAATGGCTTCGATATCTCATTCTCCACTGGCGTTTGCTGGAACAAGCACCGCTTCGGATCTTTTTCGGAGCTCCAGTAATGGCGTCGGCGGTGTTCCGTTGAGAGCTTTAGGGAAGGTGCGGTTGGGCATGAGGAGGAACGTTGTGTTGGCCGCCAAGCTCAGGAAGGTGAAGAAGCACGAGTACCCCTGGCCTGAGGATCCCGATCCGAATGTCAAAGGTGGAGTGCTCACTCATCTCTCTCACTTCAAGCCGCTGAAGGAGAAGCCCAAGCCGGTTACCTTGCCGTTTGAGAAGCCGCTTGTTGATATCGAAAAGAAGATCATTGATGTAAGCCTTCTAGCTGGTTTAAGTTTTTTCGTTTGTTTGACAAATTGTCATGCTTTAGAAGCTTTGTTTTAATGAGAGATTTATTGATCACAGGTGCGGAAGATGGCGAACGAAACTGGGCTGGACTTCAGTGATCAAATTATTTCACTGGAGAATAAATACAACCAGGTTTGATGAATAAATGCATGGTTCTCGTTCagttagggtgcgtttggtacgcagacgggacgggacggaacgaaggtgtaatttttgaaaaagacatggggtatatttgtcttaaaatggtaaaacattgtgttccacagacgtggaacaaacccgttccaagGGGAggaggtgggacgcaaaaacacccaaaatctgtcccgtggaacagcccgttccatccatttttggcgcaccaaatgcgggacggaacgcctcgtcccgttccgtcccgtcccacgtaccaaacgcaccctagaATTAGTAGCTAATGTACATATTTTGATTCCTGTCCAGTTCTGGTTCTGGTTCTGATGTTTTTTCCGGACCTACATCTTTTGATTTCAGGCTTTAAAGGATTTATATACGAATCTGACTCCTATACAACGTGTGAATATTGCACGACATCCAAACAGGCCAACTTTCCTTGACCATGTGTTTAACATTACTGATAAGGTCTGATACTGATTTCTTTACATGCTTACGGACTTTCTGCATATTGTcgatttgatctttaatttccCTTTTTGAAAAAATGAGTCAATTAGTGGGTTTGCAAGTGGTGGAAATAATTGCACACTAAATGGTTTCTTTTTTTAACTTGTACAGTTTGTAGAGCTTCATGGGGACCGAGCAGGGTATGATGATCCTGCTATTGTCACTGGTATAGGAACTATAGATGGTAGAAGGTATATGTTCATGGGTCACCAGAAAGGTAGAAATACGAAGGAGAATATTATGCGTAACTTTGGGATGCCTACTCCTCACGGGTACGCAAAATGACAGATAATTGTGCATTTGATAAGATATAAAATTAGCTTTCATGTCCTACTTAATCTGCTTTCCGAAGTTTAATATTTGGAACACTATCAACATGCAGTTACCGGAAAGCTCTGCGCATGATGTACTATGCAGATCACCATGGTTTCCCAATTGTTACTTTCATCGATACGCCTGGTGCATATGCAGACCTTAAATCTGAGGAACTGGGCCAAGTATGTCATAGTTGTACTTTAAATTCCACATGGTTCTTATTTAGATTTTGTACTGGGTCAtctaatttgtttgttttacaaACATTCAGGGTGAAGCCATAGCTCACAACTTGCGTACTATGTTTGGTCTGAAAGTACCTATTGTCTCTATTGTCATGGGAGAAGGTGGCTCTGGTGGTGCCCTTGCCATTGGCTGTGCTAATACATTACTAATGCTTGAAAATGCAGTTTTCTATGTTGCCAGGTAATTTGGATTTGGTTGTCTGGTTCAGTTTCTTGGGGAAGTTGTTCAAATTGAAACATGCTCGTCTTTTCTTCATTGTTTGAGTCACCAGATGATTCTCATGTGGTGGTGTACAGTGTACTAGGTATACTAACTGTGTAAGATATATCTCTAAAGGGGTCACTTCCCTGGAAGGAGGCAAAGACTGTAGGCATGCCATATATCCAGATTAATCTGAGAAATATTGAGTTCTATATATAAGGAGATTAGCAATTTATTTCcggcttgtttttctttttatgttccATTAAGCATCAAAATAACTTATTGTCTTTTGGGgttttcccttttcttcttgtttttagtCCAGAAGCATGTGCAGCAATCTTGTGGAAGAGTTCTAAAGCTTCTCCAAAGGTCTATGCGACATTTACCATTGGCTATCTTGAATTGATTAGTTGATTATAGACTACTAAAACTTACGTTTTTCTGCAGGCTGCTGAAAAGCTGAAAATTACTGCAACTGAGTTGTGCAAACTGCAAATTGCAGATGGCATCATCCCTGTATGTTTTGCAAATCCTACCATTTTAGCTTTCTatatgtttcttttattttaagaatGCGGATATCTCAAAGAAACATGGTAGCTTGATgacatttttgtttaaaaaatttcTGCGGTGTTCTTTGTGGTGTGCTTGATGACATTCCTTTGTTCCTTTATCAAACTCATCCTTGTCATTGGAATCGTTGATATATTAGAAAAGGTCATTCCTAGCtatgaattttcttttcttgttagTCTTTGTTCAATTTTGTCAATCTGGCTTAaacttttctattattttgcCTTTGGCGGGAACCTGATACAGATTCTTTTACTCAAAAGtcacttgttttctttttttctttatccAAGCGTACCCTGTCTCATTGGAAACATTGACATTCCAAGAAAGAACATTCCCTGATTTatgcaaattttatttttgttagtgGTCAGTGTTGCTAATGTGGTATCTAAAGATTCAATTTGTTTCCCCTTTAACAGGAGCCGCTTGGCGGCGCACATGCGGATCCTGCATGGACCTCTCAACAGATCAAAAatgcaattaacaaagaaatggATGTAAGTGATTTCTCTTCAACAAAAACTAAATTTATGCTATCATATTCTAACTTATGTCTTTGGTTATGTTCAGGAGCTCCATAAGTTGGACACAGAAGCATTACTAAAGCATCGCATGATGAAGTTCCGGAAAATTGGTGGGTTCCAAGAAGGAATTCCTATAGatccaaagaagaaaaagaacatGAAACCAAAAGAGCAGCCTGTCTATGTGAAGACTCCGGTTGTAGATTTGGAGGGTGAGGTTGAAAAGGTAAAACAGCAAATCTTGAAAGCCAAGGAATCTTCTAATGAGCCTCCATTGGTGCCACTGACTGAGACGATAAAAAAACTGAGAAAGGAAGTGGATACTGAATTTTCTGAGGCAGTTAAATCCTTGGGTTTGAAAGAGAGGTTTGCCACTTTGCGAGAAGAATTTGCAAAAGTAAATGCACAGAACCAACTCCTGCATCCAGCTCTAAAAGCAAAGCTTGATAAGCTTAGGGAGGAATTCAACAAAGGGCTGCTGACAGCTCCTAATTATGAAGACCTAAAATATAAACTCGACATGTTGAAGGAATTGTCAAAAGCATATGATCTTGCCGAGAGCAACAAGAAGGCTGCAAAACTGAAGCAGGAAGTTAACAAGAAATTCAGCGAGATCATGGATCGGGAAGATGTTAAGGAGAAGGTTGTGGCACTTAGGGTTGAGGTTGAAAACTCTGGGGTGTCTAAGTTTGATGATTTGGATGACAGCCTGAGGGAGAAAAtcaaggaattgaagaaagAGCTGGAGTTTGAATTTATTGATGTCCTCAAGTCATTGGGTTTGGATGTTGAATTAAAAGCAAAAGAGCCCGTTGAGCAAACTTTGCCCTCAGAAGTTAAGAACAAGATCGAAGAATTGAATGGAGAAATTAATGAGAGGATTGAAAGTGTGATCAATACAACAGACCTGAAGGACAAAGTTGAGCTACTGAAGTTGGAGATAGCAAAGGCAGGGAAAACACCCGATTCAGCAGCCAAAAATAGAATCGTGGCATTGGagcaacaaatcaaacaaaGCTTAGCAGCAGCTGTGGAATCTTCAAATTTAAAAGAGAAGCATGAGAAGCTGAAGGCCGAGATTTCCCAAACTGTTGGATCGAATGAAAGTCTGAAGAAGGACGATGAAGACTCTTTCTCCTTTGATGCATCTAGAGTAGTGGGTGCAAATCGCACGTTCGGTTAATGTGAGTTCATCTATTTTCCCCTCTTTCTTTAATGAGTGACGCACTACATTTTCCTTTTTGCTTATCATTTGATATGTTTCCTCTCTGAAttatgaaataacaattttTAACGGTatcatgcatgatcaaaactgAGTGAACTTATCATTTTCGGTTGTAGTCCTACATGTTCTTTATTGGGAAGTCTACCTTTTCAATTTTCACTTATTAGCCTATGCTTTTCTGCAGTACTTCTCTTTTAGTCGGCTTGTTTGCTGATATGGTGCCCGGAAGACGATCTTGTTCGAAACAGATGGAAGTGCCAAAAGTGGACAAATAGGGTAACCTTAAGCTGTTGTGAACTGCCTTTTAGCATATGTTGACATCTTGCAATAGCGTACAAGTTTTGCATTTTCGAGGAACAAGGAGACACATCTTAGCTCCATAGTTTTCTGCCTgaactttttaa encodes:
- the LOC103419374 gene encoding acetyl-coenzyme A carboxylase carboxyl transferase subunit alpha, chloroplastic, producing the protein MASISHSPLAFAGTSTASDLFRSSSNGVGGVPLRALGKVRLGMRRNVVLAAKLRKVKKHEYPWPEDPDPNVKGGVLTHLSHFKPLKEKPKPVTLPFEKPLVDIEKKIIDVRKMANETGLDFSDQIISLENKYNQALKDLYTNLTPIQRVNIARHPNRPTFLDHVFNITDKFVELHGDRAGYDDPAIVTGIGTIDGRRYMFMGHQKGRNTKENIMRNFGMPTPHGYRKALRMMYYADHHGFPIVTFIDTPGAYADLKSEELGQGEAIAHNLRTMFGLKVPIVSIVMGEGGSGGALAIGCANTLLMLENAVFYVASPEACAAILWKSSKASPKAAEKLKITATELCKLQIADGIIPEPLGGAHADPAWTSQQIKNAINKEMDELHKLDTEALLKHRMMKFRKIGGFQEGIPIDPKKKKNMKPKEQPVYVKTPVVDLEGEVEKVKQQILKAKESSNEPPLVPLTETIKKLRKEVDTEFSEAVKSLGLKERFATLREEFAKVNAQNQLLHPALKAKLDKLREEFNKGLLTAPNYEDLKYKLDMLKELSKAYDLAESNKKAAKLKQEVNKKFSEIMDREDVKEKVVALRVEVENSGVSKFDDLDDSLREKIKELKKELEFEFIDVLKSLGLDVELKAKEPVEQTLPSEVKNKIEELNGEINERIESVINTTDLKDKVELLKLEIAKAGKTPDSAAKNRIVALEQQIKQSLAAAVESSNLKEKHEKLKAEISQTVGSNESLKKDDEDSFSFDASRVVGANRTFG